One segment of Pleuronectes platessa chromosome 21, fPlePla1.1, whole genome shotgun sequence DNA contains the following:
- the LOC128427278 gene encoding stonustoxin subunit beta-like — translation MPVRPKTAVVNRTETMNPGKKMKSNKKEKSNTEKVVVYVPGIPEPTNRAELMKYWIHLSLDDKTANKMLWISDSGLMVRRRTEEICPVLDRPERYEYSPQVLCKEGLLNVRAYWEVEYSGWVVIGATHEGAGRRANSGPSGLGENEESWGLCWLGTCYQIWFNGEYKDIKNVPFSPTIGVYIDQPAGIINFYTITGEGAEREAMLLYKVKTTIEKKILPGFWMGVQSTCTMLRKTD, via the exons ATGCCGGTCAGACCTAAAACTGCCGTTGTCAACCGCACTGAGACCATGAATCCAG GAAAGAAGATGAAATCTAACAAGAAGGAAAAGTCAAATACAG AGAAGGTCGTGGTTTATGTACCGGGGATCCCAGAGCCAACAAACAGAGCTGAGCTCATGAAAT ATTGGATTCATTTGTCTTTGGATGACAAGACCGCCAACAAGATGTTGTGGATTTCCGATAGCGGCCTGATGGTGCGTCGTAGAACTGAGGAGATTTGTCCTGTCCTGGATCGACCAGAGAGATACGAGTACTCTCCACAG GTGCTGTGCAAAGAGGGCTTGTTAAACGTGAGGgcttactgggaggtggagtaCTCCGGGTGGGTGGTTATCGGAGCAACCCATGAAGGAGCTGGAAGGAGAGCCAATTCTGGGCCGAGCGGGCTGGGAGAGAACGAGGAGTCCTGGGGCCTGTGTTGGTTGGGGACATGTTACCAGATCTGGTTCAACGGCGAATACAAAGACATAAAGAATGTCCCGTTTAGCCCCACGATCGGCGTTTACATCGACCAGCCTGCGGGGATAATCAACTTTTACACCATAACTGGCGAGGGGGCGGAGAGGGAGGCGATGCTGTTGTACAAAGTGAAGACGACCATCGAGAAGAAGATTCTGCCGGGTTTCTGGATGGGAGTTCAGTCCACGTGCACGATGCTGAGGAAAACAGATTGA
- the LOC128427103 gene encoding stonustoxin subunit beta — translation MPTTTRLISNTRKSDKAKNVRGGNSPTEKIPDYEPNIPEPKCRADLIKHWFKLSLDDKTANKTLWITEGGTKVARMTDDLTCPVLDRPERYEYSPQVLCKEGILGFRGYWEVGFSGWVVVGTAFERAGRRNTDGSCGLGENEGSWGLGWSGSSYHFWHKGQNLEIKGIPQCSVIGVYLDQPAGILNFYAVEEVKEGEEGAGGKEVRPLHQVRSTFEEKMIPGFWMGTQSKCSIIQKED, via the exons ATGCCGACCACCACAAGACTTATTTCGAACACTCGGAAGTCGGATAAAG cAAAGAATGTCAGAGGTGGAAACTCGCCCACAG AAAAGATTCCAGACTACGAGCCCAACATCCCAGAACCCAAATGCAGAGCTGATCTCATCAAAC ATTGGTTCAAGCTTTCCCTGGATGACAAGACGGCCAATAAGACGCTATGGATCACAGAGGGCGGCACCAAAGTGGCCCGCATGACTGACGATCTAACTTGTCCCGTCTTGGATAGACCAGAGAGATATGAGTATTCTCCACAG GTTCTTTGCAAGGAAGGAATCCTGGGTTTCCGAGGCTACTGGGAGGTGGGGTTCTCCGGGTGGGTCGTCGTCGGCACCGCGTTCGAACGAGCGGGAAGAAGGAACACCGATGGGTCCTGCGGCCTGGGAGAGAACGAGGGGTCATGGGGCCTCGGCTGGTCCGGCTCCAGCTACCACTTCTGGCACAAAGGCCAGAACCTGGAGATCAAGGGGATCCCTCAGTGCTCTGTCATCGGAGTATACCTCGACCAGCCCGCTGGTATCTTGAATTTCTATgcggtggaggaggtgaaagagggagaggagggcgcAGGGGGAAAGGAGGTGAGGCCTCTGCATCAAGTCAGGAGCACGTTCGAGGAGAAGATGATCCCTGGTTTCTGGATGGGGACACAATCAAAGTGTTCAATCATACAGAAGGAGGATTAA